A window from Chitinophaga filiformis encodes these proteins:
- a CDS encoding IS3 family transposase, whose protein sequence is MKNNHPEVGLGRICKLFGKTRQAFYDISWYTADQQLEEAVVVDLIKQHRSLWEGGAVKLHKILKPQLQAHHISMGRPGFLKLLSAHGLLLPKRKRKYAITTDSDHPFKKWPDMTGELEVNRPGQLWVSDITYIDTERGFNYLSLVTDAYSRKIIGYHLSQKLRAQGTIIALKKAIKSLPAGPVNLIHHSDRGVQYCCSDYVEILQSHGINISMTQSGSPYDNAIAERVNGILKREFHLRKTFASYSQAVDAVNKAIDYYNRVRPHMSCNDLTPNQGAFDKRCIKAKMEG, encoded by the coding sequence ATGAAGAACAACCATCCTGAAGTTGGATTGGGCCGAATTTGTAAGCTGTTTGGTAAAACCAGGCAAGCCTTTTATGATATAAGCTGGTACACGGCAGATCAGCAATTGGAGGAAGCAGTTGTAGTAGACCTAATCAAACAACATCGCAGTTTATGGGAAGGCGGAGCTGTAAAGCTGCACAAGATATTGAAGCCTCAGTTACAAGCCCATCATATCTCAATGGGCCGCCCGGGCTTCCTGAAATTATTGTCAGCGCATGGTTTACTATTACCCAAGCGTAAAAGAAAGTATGCCATTACTACGGACTCAGATCATCCCTTTAAAAAATGGCCAGATATGACTGGAGAACTTGAGGTTAACCGTCCAGGACAGCTGTGGGTTAGTGATATTACTTACATCGATACTGAACGGGGTTTCAATTATTTATCATTGGTCACCGATGCATATTCCAGAAAGATAATAGGTTACCATTTAAGCCAAAAACTCCGTGCGCAAGGCACTATAATAGCGCTTAAAAAAGCGATAAAATCCCTTCCTGCAGGACCTGTCAATCTCATACATCATTCAGACCGCGGTGTTCAATATTGTTGTTCAGATTATGTTGAGATATTACAAAGCCATGGGATTAATATTTCTATGACCCAGTCTGGTAGCCCTTACGACAATGCTATCGCTGAAAGGGTTAATGGCATTTTAAAACGGGAATTCCACCTTAGGAAGACGTTTGCCAGTTACTCGCAGGCCGTAGATGCAGTGAATAAGGCCATAGATTACTACAATAGAGTCCGGCCTCATATGAGCTGTAATGATTTGACACCCAATCAGGGCGCATTTGACAAGCGGTGTATTAAAGCGAAAATGGAAGGCTAA
- a CDS encoding nucleotidyltransferase family protein produces MRQPEVTILLLCCRVYLQTSSISTLCTYISGRPVNWQKVYGLCARHRIRPVAFHVLNKLKDIVPPEALQLFKAYCREFSVFAFDRKMVTEHIVSRLRQQGATARFYKGMDFSQLVYNDIAMREFTDMDIIIREDQVSTVVSVMQSEGYEMHQEKYFSIYPDHFKDHIKEVVFGKPCARGKWLSFEFHYRPPETLTSVQYRFDQLLGSDYLSGRPFTYEDYYRLMLVNNGASDFYPHLRSLLDMALLYDHGPYKIPPELQGFEDLWMQLASGLLGVPAIASGPVPGKTCELLMKRLLEDPPPAENKFLQLAFIRLSFMTSLKAKYAVFVQYIRFLLRPNGEDIMRLRLPFFFLYYFTKPFRLTLGLFRRSR; encoded by the coding sequence ATGCGCCAACCCGAGGTTACTATTCTATTATTATGTTGCAGGGTGTACCTGCAAACCAGCTCTATCTCTACGCTTTGCACCTATATATCCGGCCGGCCCGTCAACTGGCAAAAGGTATACGGATTATGTGCACGGCACCGGATAAGGCCGGTGGCTTTCCATGTATTGAACAAGCTGAAAGATATTGTACCACCGGAAGCTTTGCAACTCTTCAAAGCGTATTGCCGGGAATTCTCCGTATTTGCGTTTGACAGGAAAATGGTGACGGAACATATCGTGTCCCGTTTAAGACAACAGGGCGCAACGGCGCGGTTCTATAAAGGGATGGACTTTTCCCAGCTGGTGTACAATGACATTGCCATGCGGGAATTTACTGACATGGATATTATCATCCGGGAAGACCAGGTCTCAACTGTCGTGTCTGTCATGCAGTCGGAGGGGTATGAGATGCACCAGGAAAAATATTTCAGTATTTATCCTGACCATTTCAAAGACCACATCAAAGAAGTGGTGTTCGGTAAACCCTGTGCAAGGGGTAAATGGTTAAGCTTTGAGTTCCATTATCGCCCACCCGAAACACTGACGTCCGTACAATACAGGTTTGACCAGCTGCTGGGTAGCGACTACCTGTCGGGCAGGCCGTTCACGTACGAAGATTACTACCGGCTGATGCTGGTCAACAATGGGGCCAGTGATTTCTATCCGCATCTCCGCTCCTTGCTGGATATGGCTTTACTGTACGATCACGGGCCCTACAAGATCCCTCCCGAGCTGCAGGGCTTTGAAGACCTCTGGATGCAACTGGCGTCCGGCTTACTGGGCGTGCCGGCCATTGCAAGCGGCCCTGTACCCGGCAAGACCTGTGAGCTGCTGATGAAGCGTTTACTGGAAGACCCTCCGCCTGCCGAAAACAAGTTCCTGCAACTGGCCTTCATCAGGTTAAGCTTCATGACCAGCCTGAAAGCTAAATATGCTGTTTTCGTCCAATATATCCGCTTCCTTCTCCGGCCCAACGGGGAAGACATCATGCGACTCAGGCTGCCATTTTTCTTTCTTTATTACTTTACCAAACCTTTCCGCCTGACCCTGGGCTTATTCAGGCGATCAAGATAA
- a CDS encoding PqqD family peptide modification chaperone, translating to MFKHMSESVQISLCRETVVHRNERNFLVSHIGEEVVLMDIHNGQYIGLNAIGSAIWEKLEQPVPVHEVIHALTEQYAVSMQLCEHETLLFLEKMLQHQMLIVH from the coding sequence ATGTTTAAACATATGTCAGAAAGTGTACAGATTTCCCTATGCAGAGAAACAGTCGTTCACAGGAATGAACGGAATTTCCTGGTCAGTCACATCGGGGAGGAAGTAGTATTGATGGATATTCACAACGGCCAGTATATCGGCCTTAATGCGATAGGTAGCGCTATCTGGGAGAAGCTGGAGCAGCCGGTACCTGTTCATGAAGTTATACATGCCCTGACAGAACAATATGCTGTCAGCATGCAATTGTGCGAACACGAAACCCTTCTTTTTCTTGAAAAAATGTTGCAGCATCAAATGCTTATTGTTCACTGA
- a CDS encoding transposase, which translates to MKKKAMGRPAVYEASFKVSIAREFLSGALSLTDLARKYNLPNKGTVNSMVVWYRRNYGTETPKSTTIDPVKKEQEGDKLRSKADSIKDKAKDRQLEDALLKVEALELLLANAKKELGIDLLKKYGTKQPNK; encoded by the coding sequence ATGAAAAAGAAAGCCATGGGCCGCCCAGCGGTGTATGAAGCGAGTTTTAAGGTCAGTATAGCCAGGGAATTCCTGTCAGGAGCACTAAGTCTGACAGACTTGGCGAGAAAGTATAACCTGCCTAATAAGGGCACAGTTAACAGCATGGTGGTCTGGTATAGGCGAAATTATGGGACTGAAACGCCTAAATCAACTACTATAGATCCTGTTAAGAAAGAGCAGGAGGGAGATAAACTCAGGTCAAAAGCCGATTCAATTAAAGATAAAGCCAAAGATAGACAACTGGAAGATGCCTTACTAAAAGTTGAAGCATTAGAACTATTGCTGGCCAATGCCAAGAAGGAGTTGGGCATAGACTTGCTAAAAAAGTATGGCACCAAGCAGCCAAACAAATGA